TGTATAGCAAAATCTAGTGTGTCATCTTTGCTCGAGGTTTGATTCCTACAAAATCAAACCCTCTGGCTAAGCTCACAGACGGAGTGTTTGTAAAAGCAGAAGAAAAACTAACCTATCTGATCAGTGAGCACAAGAACTAGTGTTTCCTCTGCATCTGACACGACCAGTGTTCACTTAGTTTGAAATCAACAAAGCATTCCTAGGGATTAGAAAAAAAAATCAACACTTTGTCTAATCTAAAAGCTAAAAAGCAACACAGGTCCATGGTACATGAAGCGTGTACCTGTGATGGTTCCGTGAACTATGGTTCCGTTCTTAAGCTCTACTGAAACTGTTTCATTGTTCAATTTCATCAAAAACCTGCGAATAATCAAAATCCCCATTCGAAATCAAGCAAACAAAAAAATTACTCAAATCAGAGAAAGATAGAAAGCGAAAAAGATTAGCAGATAACAAATAAATTACATACCTTACGAGCTTCATGGCGAGAGATGAAGAGATCTAGGGCTTTTCTCTTTCTAGGGAGAGCTCGATACAGCAATGGCAAGAAGCGGGAGGAAGATAACAGAATAACCATTGGGTACTTTTAAGAAATTTAAAGACTCTGTCCAACACCGCCAATTCTTTAAATATTTGCAATTTTCTCCGATTTGTTTTGAAATAATTAATATAACTAATTAATTTTAAATTTAATTTATGTGTATTACAGTTTTAATATAAAATCATTTTGAAATTATTATAAATGAATAAATACTTTATTTTAAATTTAGATCATATAATTTTTAGTTCTAGATTTTTAATCTTATATATATATATATATATATATATATATATGGATACGCTTCCAACACGTACCCACTTCCTAACTTTTTAAAAAACTCGCTTCCGCGCTTCCATCCGCTTCCGGTTCCACATACCCGCTTCCATTTCCATGTAACATAGGAATCTACGAAAAACACGCATCTTAGTTTTAAATTATCCAAAACAACCCCGTTTAAGAAAATACACTTCTGCCATGTTTTTTTTTGTTGACAGGGGAGAAGCCCAACTAATTTCTAACTTCAGCTCATCCTCATTTTTAGGGGTGGGCGTTCGGATACCGGATTCCAGATTTTCGGGGTCAAAGGTTTCAGTCTCATTCGGGTATTTCTAAATTTCGGTTCGGATTAAGTTCGGATCTTTGCAGGTTCGGTTCGGGTTCTGATAATCCATTTAATTTACTTTAAAAAATTTAAAATTTATTATACATTATAACCTCTATAGATTAATAATGTTGGGACTTTAAAATTTTATTAATTTATAGAGATATTAATTTACAAAAAAATTCTTATTTAGATTTATTATTTTAAGATATATTTATTCTAAGATAAGAAAAATATTTGATTCTAGTGTATAGACATTAATTTTTTTTTTTTAATTTGACATTTATATTAATTTTATTATATTATTTGGTGTATATAATATATATTGCATAGAACTTAAATGTGGGTTTAGATCAAATATTACTAAATCTCATCAAAAATGTATTAAGTGTTGAGAAAATATAAAAATAATTCTATTGTTAATATAAAATAAACCATATAGTAATAGGTCCTTATTTATATAAAATATCTATGCATAAAATTATTAATTTATAATTTTAATGAGACCAAATATTTACATAGAATTTTCTAAAAAAAATATTATCTTATTATTTTATCTATTTGTGTCAAATTTTGAACCGGCCCAAGTTAGGACAAACAAAATTTATTAATTTATCAAGATTATTAATTTATAGAGGTTCTACTGTATACTCTAAATTTCTCAAAATCAATAAACGAAAAAATATATTACGTATAAATTTGAATAACAAATGTCAAAATACCTAAACTTAACATATAAATTCGTTTGGTTTGAATATTTGGATAAATAATCAGTAGATATTTCAAGTATTTTTGGTGTTTTGAGTATATTTTAGCTATTTTAGACATTTACTTTTGACTATTTCTATTTTAAATATTTTTGGGACAACTTAAAAGTATCTCGTATGTTTTGGATGTTTTTAATATATATACATAAAATCTAAAGATAATTAACATATTTAAGTATATAAATCTATTTCGGATACATTCGGGTACCCAAAATATTTCGGTTCAGGTCGGGTTCGGTTTCGGTTCTAGAGATACCAAAATTTTGAACCCGTTGGGATATTTAATCAATTTCGGTTCAGATTCGGTACTACTTTTTAGATCGGGTTCAGGTTTGGTACTAATTTTTCGGATCGAGTTCGGATTCGGATTTTTTGTACAGCCTAACTCATTTTTTTCATCTCTAAATATTAGAATAGACAAAATGTACTGCAAAGACATCTTTATTTCTTCCTCTGCCATCGAGTGTTATCTTTTTCTCTATTATAATTTTTTTCTTTTCAAAATATTTTTAAATTTTATAATTATATTAAAAACCAAATATATATATATTTTTAACCAAATATTTTCTTGACGAACTACAGATTTTTTATGAAACCTAAAACATAACTCTATCTTCATCTCACCAAATATCATCAATTTAACTTTTGACAGAAATCAAATCCAAAACCAACAATTTATATATTGCACGAGTTAATTTTTACCACCATTTACCACTCTTAGTGTATTTTGCAATGTTCACTTGCAAATTTATTTTGACATTCAAAATTTTAGTCTTCCACAATTATACTGGTGTCACAATTAAATCATTTAATGAGATAAAATTAGAAGTGTATGCTTTATATTGAAATTATTTGCTTGTTCTTGTAGTATGTAACACTTATGAATTTTTCTCTTCTTACCAAGAAAAAGGTTTCATGTTAGAAGCCAAAAGTTTTGTGCCAAAAAAGAGGCCTAAAATAAGTTATATGTTTACTTTTGCATCAAATGAAGAAGTCTAATTCATTCTTGATTCGACCTTTTAACAAAATGAATATGCACAAGTCACAAACGGGTTGATCTTATTCGGGTATATTACACTAACCCAATGGCAAGCATACACGACACAAGAATCCACATTACAATCTTGCTTTATCTTTTTATTTGATTCTATTCATTCACATTAATAAGTAACATTGGCCATCAATAAATCCATTCCTCCGGGAGAAGATTCTCCGGCGAATCAATCAGAGTTTCGACTTCAATGTTCGCAGGTGTTTCCACCATCTCGCTCTTCTTCTTCGAATTATTCTCTGGCATTTTTACATTTAAAGAAAAAAATTGAGAAACTTGATGCATTAAACTGAGAAAAAAAATTTCTACATTTAAAACAAAATAAAGTATATATTTAAATATTGATTTTTTTCTACTTAACGTGCTGCATTAGGAAAAAAAAGAGAAGGATGAACAGAAGGAAAAAAAAACCTGAACGGGGAGAAACATGAATACGCTTGTTGTGAACGTTGAGATTGAGAGCTTGAACTACACGCACCGGGAGAAGCACCGTTGAACAGGCTGTGGGCAAATATTTTTTTTTGTCATAACTAAAAAGTATAACATCAAATAAATACATTGATGAGTCTAATTACTATAGAATTCCATTATAATAACCTGTTTTTTTGGTTGGCAGATGACAAGCGCTGGCTGGAAGAAAAACTCCGGTGCCAGAAGCTTTACGGGCCGGCGGAACCAAGAAAAATGCTTGCATTTGGTCCTCTCTTTTACTCATTTGCCAATTGTTTTGCTGCGTTTGTCAATGTATTATAGTTCTTCATAACATCAATTTCACAAACAGTAAGATAATTTTATTTTGGACAACAAAAAGTAAAATTAATTGAAGTATATAGTAATGCCTGAAAATATATTTCTAACCCCATCGATAAAAGATCTAAAAATCATTTTACAGAAATATTGAGAAAAAGTCATTTAATAAATAAAAAAATTGATAAAGGGTTTGCTAAAATAAATAAATTACCCAAGGAAAAGTTTCTCTGAAGGAATTTGAAGGTGGTGCACCGGGTCGACGGAATCCCCCGCTGCCATGGTGGCTGTGGTTGATGAAGGAGTTATGCAACTGTATGAGAGAAAATAATAAGGTAAGAACGATTTTGATATACAAAACGAGATCAAACTAACATGATGATAATAATCAATTAGTAAAACTTAGATAAAAATTATATATAAACCTGATGTTTGTTAGAATGATCAAACAAGGGATCTTGGAGAACATGAGAGGGCAACCGTATCTCCCTATCATTGTGACCGATGATGTCACCCATTTTTTAAAAGTTAAATGACTTTGAATTAATCTTGTAAGAAGAAGAAGAACATCAAGAGAGGATCAATGGGAAGTTTTCTTGGTCCACAAAGAAAAAGAAAGAAGAGAAGAGGTTTGATTTTGCCCAACTTCTAACCTGAATCGTAACTTCTTTTTTTTTGAACACTACCTGAATCGTAACTATAAATATTACTCACGATGAGTTTGGAAAGTAAAGGGAGAGACGATGACGACAAACTTGGTATTATTATTTTTGGATAATACTATAAGGTTTTTAATGCCACCATTTAAGTTTTTTACTTTTTAGTTAAAAGAATTATTTTTTTCTGTTGACAACAGAAAAAGAACATTAATGGTTTCATTTTTGAATTTTTATTTTTAGTTATTAGAAGAGGATGAAACTAGAGTTACACACCCTTTTATTTCAATTTCCAATATAGACAAAAATAAAATAAAACAACTACCATTTACATCA
The DNA window shown above is from Brassica oleracea var. oleracea cultivar TO1000 chromosome C3, BOL, whole genome shotgun sequence and carries:
- the LOC106333732 gene encoding uncharacterized protein LOC106333732, coding for MGDIIGHNDREIRLPSHVLQDPLFDHSNKHQLHNSFINHSHHGSGGFRRPGAPPSNSFRETFPWQNNWQMSKREDQMQAFFLVPPARKASGTGVFLPASACHLPTKKTACSTVLLPVRVVQALNLNVHNKRIHVSPRSENNSKKKSEMVETPANIEVETLIDSPENLLPEEWIY